The genomic region AAAGATAAATGATGCAAACTACAACATCTTCTTAGAACAAGCAAAAGCAAAAGCAAAAGCTATTGAGTATGAAGCTGAGCTAACGCTTAAAAATTCTAAAATTTCAGTACAAGAGGCTGAATTTGAGGCTAAAAAAAGATACGACGATAAGACTACAAAGCTTCAAAAAGAGTATGCAAGTAAATTTGATGAACTAACCAAAAAAGAGAAAATTTTGCTAAATGAGCAAGAGCTTTTAAACGAGAGTAAAGAGCTTTTTGAAAAAGATAAGCAAGACGCAAAGATCACTTACGAAGAGGGTTTAAATTTAAAAGCGACTTATCAAAACAAAGTAGAAGAGGCGATAAGAGTGCTTGAGCACGCTGCTGGCTTAACAGAAGAAGAAGCAAAAGAGGTCGTGCTTAAAAAGGTCGAGGAGAAGTCTCGTGCGGATATCGCTCATATCGTTAGAAAATACGAAGAAGAAGCAAAAAGAGAGGCTAAAAAGAGGGTTAATTACATTTTGGCGCAGGCTACGTCAAGATTTGCTGGAGAATTTGCGGCTGAGCGTCTGATAAATGTCGTAAATATAAAAAACGATGAGCTAAAAGGTAGGATCATTGGCAAAGAAGGACGTAACATCAAGACCCTTGAAATGGTGCTTGGCGTTGATATCATCATCGATGATACACCTCACGCGATTATACTAAGCAGCTTCAATCTTTACAGACGTGCGATCGCAACAAGAGTGATCGAGCTTTTGGTGGAGGACGGCAGAATTCAGCCAGCGAGGATAGAAGATCTTCACAAAAAAGTAACTGAAGAATTTGAGCAAAGCATACAAGAAGAGGGCGAAAACATCGTCATGGATCTTGGTCTAAATAAAATTCATCCAGAGATCGTAAAACTGATAGGCAAGCTTAAATTTAGAGCAAGTTATGGTCAAAATGCCTTGGCTCATAGCCTTGAAGTAGCTCACCTTGCTGGCATCATTGCAGCTGAGTGTGGTGGAGATGAGAAGCTTGCAAAAAGAGCTGGCATACTTCACGATATCGGTAAGGCGCTAACTCACGAGTACGAGGGCAGTCACGTTGATCTTGGAGCAGAAATTTGTAAGCGCTACAAAGAGCATCCAGTTGTCATTAACGCTATCTACGCTCACCACGGCCACGAAGAGGCGACAAGTATAGAAAGTGCAGCTGTTTGCGCAGCTGATGCACTAAGTGCGGCTCGTCCAGGTGCAAGGCGTGA from Campylobacter concisus harbors:
- the rny gene encoding ribonuclease Y, with the translated sequence MIEVLIGLGAGVAGVGAGYLYAKKINDANYNIFLEQAKAKAKAIEYEAELTLKNSKISVQEAEFEAKKRYDDKTTKLQKEYASKFDELTKKEKILLNEQELLNESKELFEKDKQDAKITYEEGLNLKATYQNKVEEAIRVLEHAAGLTEEEAKEVVLKKVEEKSRADIAHIVRKYEEEAKREAKKRVNYILAQATSRFAGEFAAERLINVVNIKNDELKGRIIGKEGRNIKTLEMVLGVDIIIDDTPHAIILSSFNLYRRAIATRVIELLVEDGRIQPARIEDLHKKVTEEFEQSIQEEGENIVMDLGLNKIHPEIVKLIGKLKFRASYGQNALAHSLEVAHLAGIIAAECGGDEKLAKRAGILHDIGKALTHEYEGSHVDLGAEICKRYKEHPVVINAIYAHHGHEEATSIESAAVCAADALSAARPGARREVLESFLKRVEEIENIAKSKDGIKQAYAINAGREIRVIANAKLINDDEAVLVAKEIAQEIESKVQYPGEIKVSVIRETRAVDFAK